From Actinopolyspora lacussalsi, a single genomic window includes:
- a CDS encoding hypothetical protein (product_source=Hypo-rule applied; superfamily=46955): MSWQRFHRRQQAIGFLLERLARTPDRLPDPRSHDELSDVFADRQRLLCALQHKWTQQLTGRLDTRLSECDGSSGDRLEAARLAWQDTAAENPVLRAALDRHATAPKGELREAVERERRLLALTAGVAEHSEPDAEISRSGAALSRLLHAAEHTEPHTPAPVMV, encoded by the coding sequence ATGTCCTGGCAACGGTTCCACCGCAGGCAACAAGCGATCGGATTCCTGCTGGAGCGGCTGGCGCGAACGCCGGACCGGCTTCCGGACCCCCGAAGTCACGACGAACTGTCGGACGTGTTCGCCGACAGGCAGCGACTGCTGTGCGCGCTGCAGCACAAATGGACGCAGCAGCTGACCGGTCGACTCGACACGCGACTGAGCGAGTGCGACGGCAGCAGCGGTGACAGGCTGGAGGCCGCTCGGCTGGCCTGGCAGGACACCGCGGCCGAGAATCCCGTGCTGCGCGCGGCGCTGGACCGACACGCCACTGCCCCGAAGGGCGAACTGCGGGAAGCCGTGGAACGGGAGCGACGCCTGCTGGCGCTGACAGCCGGCGTGGCCGAGCATTCCGAGCCGGATGCCGAGATAAGCCGCTCCGGAGCGGCGTTGTCGCGCCTGCTGCACGCCGCTGAGCACACCGAACCGCACACCCCGGCGCCGGTCATGGTCTGA
- a CDS encoding protochlorophyllide reductase (product_source=KO:K00218; cath_funfam=3.40.50.720; cog=COG1028; ko=KO:K00218; pfam=PF00106; superfamily=51735) — protein MTKWDETAVPDQSGRTVLITGANSGLGLRSAQVLASRGARVLLGCRDPERGKQAAERIEGSAHVLPEVVELDLADLSSVREAASRIRERTGDRLEVLMNNAGVMATPFRHTADGFELQFGTNHLGHAALTWLLMPALRGGRHSRVVTLSSLAHHGSGLDTTDPNFRRRRYSPLRAYSQSKLANLLFTRELDSRLRSAGLDITSTAAHPGMTATELAPNSARHRALPGVVSAAVSKGNTLITQRVELGALPQLYAATAPNVAGGDYFGPARLAEVRGHPKRARLNPAARNDTSAGWLWDITAELTGISPEPF, from the coding sequence ATGACCAAATGGGACGAGACCGCCGTACCGGACCAGTCGGGGCGGACGGTGCTGATCACCGGCGCCAACTCGGGGCTGGGACTGCGAAGCGCACAGGTGCTGGCCTCCCGGGGAGCACGGGTGCTGCTCGGCTGCCGGGACCCCGAACGCGGCAAGCAGGCCGCGGAGCGAATCGAGGGATCGGCGCACGTGCTCCCCGAGGTCGTCGAGCTCGACCTGGCCGACCTGAGCTCGGTACGCGAGGCGGCTTCGCGAATCAGGGAACGCACCGGTGACCGCCTCGAGGTGCTGATGAACAACGCGGGCGTGATGGCAACACCGTTCCGGCACACCGCGGACGGTTTCGAGCTGCAGTTCGGGACCAACCACCTCGGGCACGCCGCGTTGACCTGGCTGCTGATGCCAGCGTTGCGCGGTGGACGGCACTCCCGGGTGGTGACGCTTTCCAGCCTCGCCCACCACGGCAGCGGGCTGGACACGACTGATCCGAACTTCCGGCGCCGCCGTTACTCGCCGCTGCGGGCCTACTCCCAGTCGAAACTGGCGAACCTGTTGTTCACCAGGGAACTCGACTCCAGACTCCGATCGGCCGGACTCGACATCACCAGCACCGCGGCCCACCCCGGTATGACCGCCACGGAACTGGCCCCCAACTCCGCACGGCACCGCGCGCTCCCCGGCGTCGTCAGTGCCGCGGTGAGCAAGGGCAACACACTGATCACCCAACGGGTGGAACTCGGAGCACTGCCACAGCTGTACGCGGCCACCGCACCGAACGTGGCAGGCGGCGACTACTTCGGGCCGGCACGACTGGCCGAGGTCCGCGGCCATCCCAAACGGGCCCGGCTCAATCCGGCCGCGCGGAACGACACGAGCGCGGGATGGCTGTGGGATATCACCGCGGAGCTGACCGGGATCTCGCCCGAACCGTTCTGA
- a CDS encoding lipoic acid synthetase (product_source=KO:K03644; cath_funfam=3.20.20.70; cog=COG0320; ko=KO:K03644; pfam=PF04055,PF16881; smart=SM00729; superfamily=102114; tigrfam=TIGR00510): MTVAPEGRKLLRLEARNSQTPIEKKPSWIKTRARMGPEYQELKGLVRREGLNTVCEEAGCPNIFECWEDREATFLIGGDQCTRRCDFCQIDTGKPAELDTTEPRKVAESVQAMGLRYSTVTGVARDDLDDGGAWLYAETVRRIHELNPGTGVELLIPDFNAEPDQLAEVFGSRPEVLAHNIETVPSVFKRMRPAFRYDRSLKVLTLAREAGLVTKSNLILGMGETPEEVEPTLRDLHEAGCDIITITQYLRPSPRHHPVDRWVKPEEFVEHTKAAERIGFPGVMAGPLVRSSYRAGRLYAKATEHRGMPLSENLAHLAQAGTAAQEASNLLSR, from the coding sequence GTGACTGTGGCGCCGGAGGGGCGGAAGTTGTTGCGGCTCGAAGCCCGCAACAGTCAGACGCCGATCGAGAAGAAGCCGTCCTGGATCAAAACGCGCGCTCGCATGGGTCCGGAGTACCAGGAACTCAAGGGGCTGGTGCGACGCGAGGGCCTCAACACCGTCTGCGAGGAGGCGGGTTGTCCCAATATCTTCGAGTGTTGGGAGGACCGGGAGGCCACGTTCCTCATCGGCGGTGACCAGTGCACCCGCCGATGCGACTTCTGCCAGATCGACACGGGCAAACCCGCCGAGCTCGACACCACCGAACCACGCAAGGTCGCCGAGTCGGTGCAGGCCATGGGGCTGCGCTATTCGACGGTGACCGGTGTGGCCCGCGACGACCTCGACGACGGCGGCGCGTGGCTGTACGCGGAGACGGTGCGCCGGATCCACGAGCTCAACCCCGGTACGGGTGTCGAACTGCTGATCCCCGACTTCAACGCCGAGCCGGACCAGCTCGCCGAGGTGTTCGGGTCGCGCCCCGAGGTGCTCGCGCACAACATCGAGACCGTGCCGAGCGTGTTCAAGCGGATGCGCCCCGCGTTCCGGTACGACCGCTCGCTGAAGGTCCTCACCCTCGCGCGTGAGGCGGGTCTGGTGACCAAGTCGAACCTGATCCTCGGTATGGGCGAGACGCCCGAGGAGGTCGAGCCCACCCTGCGGGACCTGCACGAGGCGGGCTGCGACATCATCACCATCACGCAGTACCTGCGTCCCAGCCCCCGGCATCACCCGGTGGACCGCTGGGTCAAGCCCGAGGAGTTCGTCGAGCACACCAAGGCGGCGGAGCGCATCGGTTTCCCGGGCGTCATGGCGGGTCCGCTGGTCCGCTCCAGCTACCGGGCGGGGCGGCTGTACGCCAAGGCGACCGAGCACCGCGGCATGCCGCTGTCGGAGAACCTCGCGCACCTGGCGCAGGCGGGAACCGCCGCCCAGGAGGCCAGCAACCTGCTCTCCCGCTGA
- a CDS encoding hypothetical protein (product_source=Hypo-rule applied; transmembrane_helix_parts=Inside_1_12,TMhelix_13_35,Outside_36_44,TMhelix_45_67,Inside_68_87,TMhelix_88_110,Outside_111_124,TMhelix_125_147,Inside_148_161) yields the protein MRVLLRRFSRAYGAAPYQLLLVLGAFALTAYVVVLLVPGPSFTRMLVWFLGAVVLHDLVLFPVYAGADRLLRAGARRGRTAVGWINHVRVPVLGSALLLLVFLPGIIEQGEFTYYAATGQTQQPFLGRWLLLTAAMFALSALWYLVRVMRSRYLGVGRDGN from the coding sequence ATGCGCGTGTTGCTCCGCCGGTTCTCGCGGGCCTACGGTGCCGCTCCGTACCAGCTGCTACTGGTACTGGGGGCTTTCGCGCTGACCGCCTACGTGGTGGTGCTGCTCGTGCCCGGCCCGAGCTTCACTCGGATGTTGGTCTGGTTCCTGGGCGCGGTGGTGCTGCACGACCTGGTGCTGTTTCCCGTCTACGCGGGGGCGGATCGGCTGCTCCGCGCCGGTGCCCGTCGCGGGAGGACGGCCGTGGGGTGGATCAACCACGTACGCGTGCCGGTGCTCGGATCCGCGTTGCTGCTGCTGGTGTTCCTGCCCGGCATCATCGAGCAGGGGGAGTTCACCTACTACGCGGCGACCGGACAGACCCAGCAGCCCTTCCTGGGACGCTGGTTACTGCTCACCGCCGCGATGTTCGCGCTTTCCGCGCTGTGGTACCTGGTTCGCGTCATGCGCTCCCGGTACCTCGGCGTCGGCCGGGACGGGAATTGA
- a CDS encoding DMSO/TMAO reductase YedYZ molybdopterin-dependent catalytic subunit (product_source=COG2041; cog=COG2041; pfam=PF00174; superfamily=56524,81342; transmembrane_helix_parts=Inside_1_71,TMhelix_72_94,Outside_95_125,TMhelix_126_148,Inside_149_173,TMhelix_174_196,Outside_197_205,TMhelix_206_225,Inside_226_274,TMhelix_275_297,Outside_298_470) yields MFQLDVTYRAVGSSPPPELGSIRPAPREETRRDPWEELPFGSPAGAWRSLARLRPAGVHRNRMWRSPLRGPWLTSMLGAVLLVTLPLVTITGLLSYIAYGPRFGQAFPREVGWLRLPDFDWPTSPAWLYVLNQGTHVILGLVLIPVVLAKLWSVVPKLFEWPPARSPAKVLERLALLLLVGGVLFEIVTGVLNIQYDYVFGFSFYTAHYYGAWVFIAGFVVHVALKIPRMLAALRSRSPRSVLRTTRAETRPEPLDSTGLVAAEPAAPTMSRRGALGLVGAGSLLLGVLSIGQVVGGPARRVALLLPRGRSYGSGPNDFQVNRTAEAARIDPADTGESWRLVLRSRNGTTRFSRGELLGMPQHTATLPIACVEGWATTQRWSGVRLRELAVLAGIPDPTWARVSSIETVGAFRAATLQSNQVLDPDALLALRVNDVDLAMDHGYPARVIVPALPGVHNTKWVRDIEFGSD; encoded by the coding sequence GTGTTCCAACTGGACGTCACTTACCGGGCCGTCGGCTCGTCCCCACCGCCGGAGCTCGGGAGTATCCGGCCCGCTCCGCGTGAGGAGACACGTCGTGATCCGTGGGAGGAACTACCGTTCGGTTCTCCGGCCGGTGCGTGGCGATCGTTGGCCCGGCTCCGTCCCGCCGGGGTGCATCGGAACCGGATGTGGCGCAGTCCGCTGCGCGGGCCCTGGCTGACCTCGATGCTCGGTGCCGTGCTGCTGGTGACGCTACCGCTGGTGACCATCACCGGGCTGCTTTCCTACATCGCCTACGGCCCGCGGTTCGGCCAGGCGTTTCCCCGCGAGGTCGGTTGGTTGCGGCTGCCCGACTTCGACTGGCCGACCAGCCCGGCCTGGTTGTACGTGCTCAACCAGGGGACGCACGTGATTCTCGGGCTGGTGCTCATCCCGGTCGTGCTGGCGAAGCTCTGGTCGGTGGTGCCGAAACTGTTCGAATGGCCCCCTGCCCGCTCGCCGGCCAAGGTCCTGGAACGCCTCGCGCTGCTGCTGTTGGTCGGGGGCGTCCTCTTCGAGATCGTCACCGGTGTCCTCAACATCCAGTACGACTACGTGTTCGGTTTCAGCTTCTACACCGCGCACTACTACGGCGCCTGGGTGTTCATCGCGGGATTCGTCGTGCACGTGGCGCTCAAGATCCCCCGCATGCTCGCCGCGCTGCGATCACGCTCGCCGCGTTCCGTACTGCGAACCACGCGGGCCGAAACCCGCCCCGAACCGTTGGACAGCACCGGCCTGGTGGCCGCCGAGCCCGCCGCGCCCACCATGAGCCGTCGTGGCGCGCTCGGTCTGGTGGGAGCCGGATCCCTGCTGCTGGGGGTGCTCAGCATCGGCCAGGTGGTGGGAGGCCCCGCTCGTCGCGTGGCCCTGTTGTTGCCCCGCGGCAGAAGCTACGGTTCCGGTCCCAACGATTTCCAGGTCAACCGCACTGCCGAGGCCGCGCGGATAGATCCCGCCGATACGGGGGAGAGCTGGCGGCTGGTGCTGCGCTCCCGGAACGGGACCACCCGGTTCTCCCGAGGGGAGCTGCTGGGAATGCCGCAGCACACCGCGACCCTGCCGATCGCCTGTGTGGAGGGGTGGGCCACGACCCAACGCTGGAGCGGGGTACGGCTGCGTGAGCTGGCGGTGCTGGCCGGGATTCCCGATCCGACCTGGGCCAGGGTGAGTTCGATCGAGACCGTCGGTGCGTTCCGGGCGGCCACGCTGCAGTCCAACCAGGTGCTCGATCCCGACGCGCTGTTGGCGCTGCGGGTCAACGACGTCGACCTAGCCATGGACCACGGTTACCCGGCCAGAGTGATAGTTCCCGCGTTGCCGGGGGTGCACAACACCAAATGGGTACGTGACATCGAATTCGGGAGCGATTGA
- a CDS encoding hypothetical protein (product_source=Hypo-rule applied; pfam=PF13829; transmembrane_helix_parts=Inside_1_39,TMhelix_40_62,Outside_63_66,TMhelix_67_86,Inside_87_241): protein MAKQDRAAKKEAAKQRRQASSGRFKQLFEAFKMQRREDRLLVPLMLAVLLGAAVVAFLLGLVWGLEWFFLPVGVALGALGAVIVFGRRVQRNVYSKASGQPGAAGWALENMRGKWELTQGITGNSQLDAVHRLVGKPGIVLVGEGEPHRVKSLMAQEKKRISRLVGETPIYEIMVGDGQEQVPLRKLQSNIMKLPRNINAGQIDSLEKQLEALGNRANPMPKGPAPQGAKMRNMQRASRRK, encoded by the coding sequence ATGGCCAAGCAGGACCGAGCCGCGAAGAAAGAAGCGGCCAAACAGAGACGACAGGCGTCGAGCGGTCGTTTTAAACAGCTGTTCGAGGCGTTCAAGATGCAACGCCGAGAGGACCGGCTGCTGGTACCGCTGATGCTGGCGGTACTGCTCGGTGCGGCGGTCGTCGCGTTTCTGCTCGGCCTCGTCTGGGGGTTGGAATGGTTCTTCCTGCCCGTGGGTGTGGCCCTCGGCGCGTTGGGCGCGGTGATCGTGTTCGGCAGGCGCGTACAGCGCAACGTCTACAGCAAGGCCAGCGGCCAACCGGGCGCGGCGGGCTGGGCGCTGGAGAACATGCGCGGCAAGTGGGAACTGACCCAGGGCATCACCGGCAACAGCCAGCTGGACGCGGTGCACCGGCTCGTGGGCAAGCCCGGAATCGTCCTCGTCGGCGAGGGTGAACCGCACCGGGTCAAGAGCCTGATGGCCCAGGAGAAGAAGCGCATCTCGCGGCTGGTCGGCGAGACACCGATCTACGAGATCATGGTCGGTGACGGGCAGGAGCAGGTTCCGCTGCGGAAACTGCAGTCCAACATCATGAAGTTGCCCCGCAACATCAACGCCGGTCAGATCGACTCGTTGGAGAAGCAGCTCGAAGCGCTGGGCAACAGGGCCAACCCGATGCCGAAGGGTCCCGCGCCGCAGGGTGCGAAGATGCGCAACATGCAGCGCGCGAGCCGCAGGAAGTAA
- a CDS encoding hypothetical protein (product_source=Hypo-rule applied; superfamily=56918; transmembrane_helix_parts=Inside_1_46,TMhelix_47_66,Outside_67_80,TMhelix_81_103,Inside_104_115,TMhelix_116_134,Outside_135_151): MGRILGSWLSGPASVRESGQPEQRWRGERLGLPEQGSGSVAPTGRRALGFLVDIVLAALVAGLFTAPELPGNWSLVSWALITALPVAFFGFTPGMAVTRIWVARVDATPSVGLPRALLRCVLTAVLVPAVLWNLDGRSWHDRLSGTVVLCR, encoded by the coding sequence GTGGGTAGAATACTCGGTTCCTGGCTCTCCGGCCCCGCATCCGTGCGGGAGTCGGGGCAACCGGAGCAACGCTGGCGGGGCGAACGTCTGGGACTGCCCGAGCAGGGCTCCGGATCGGTGGCGCCCACGGGGCGGCGAGCACTGGGTTTTCTGGTGGACATCGTGCTCGCGGCGCTCGTGGCAGGGCTGTTCACGGCTCCGGAGCTGCCCGGAAACTGGAGTCTGGTCTCGTGGGCGCTGATCACGGCGTTGCCGGTCGCGTTCTTCGGGTTCACACCCGGAATGGCGGTGACGCGGATCTGGGTGGCACGCGTCGACGCGACCCCGAGCGTGGGGTTGCCGCGTGCGCTGCTTCGCTGCGTGCTGACTGCCGTGCTGGTACCCGCCGTGCTGTGGAACCTCGACGGGCGTTCCTGGCACGACCGGCTCAGCGGCACCGTGGTGCTGTGTCGCTGA
- a CDS encoding glutamine synthetase (product_source=KO:K01915; cath_funfam=3.10.20.70,3.30.590.10; cog=COG0174; ko=KO:K01915; pfam=PF00120,PF03951; smart=SM01230; superfamily=54368,55931; tigrfam=TIGR00653) — translation MFKNPDEVLRFISDEGVKFVDVRFCDLPGVMQHFTVPASAFDHDTFTEGLAFDGSSVRGFQSIHESDMLLLPDPYTARIDPFRIEKTLILNFFVHDPFTLEPYSRDPRNIARKAEQYLNESGIADTAFFASEAEFYIFDSVRYSEDANSSFHEVDSIEGWWNTGRAEDGGNLGYKTRYKGGYFPVSPYDHFADLRNEMTTELAKAGFDVERAHHEVGTGGQAEINYKFNTMLHAADDLQLFKYIIKNTAWRHGKTVTFMPKPLFGDNGSGMHCHMSLWQGGSPLFHDESGYAGLSDTARYYIGGILHHAPSLLALTNPTVNSYHRLVPGFEAPVNLVYSQRNRSACMRIPITGTNPKAKRVEFRCPDPSGNPYLGFASMLMAGLDGIRNKIEPADPIDKDLYELPPEEARNVPQVPSSLSEAVDNLESDHEYLLEGGVFTEDLLENFISLKRENEIDPIRLRPHPHEFALYFDV, via the coding sequence GTGTTCAAGAATCCAGACGAGGTCCTACGCTTCATCTCCGACGAGGGCGTGAAGTTCGTCGATGTCCGGTTCTGCGACCTGCCGGGCGTCATGCAGCACTTCACCGTTCCCGCTTCGGCGTTCGACCACGACACCTTCACCGAGGGGCTGGCCTTCGATGGTTCGTCGGTGCGTGGTTTCCAGTCGATCCACGAGTCGGACATGCTGCTGCTGCCCGACCCGTACACGGCTCGTATCGACCCGTTCCGGATCGAGAAGACGCTGATCCTCAACTTCTTCGTGCACGACCCGTTCACGTTGGAGCCCTACAGCCGCGACCCGCGCAACATCGCCCGCAAGGCGGAGCAGTATCTGAACGAGTCCGGCATCGCCGACACGGCCTTCTTCGCCTCCGAGGCCGAGTTCTACATCTTCGACTCGGTGCGTTATTCCGAGGACGCGAACTCCTCGTTCCACGAGGTCGACTCGATCGAGGGCTGGTGGAACACCGGCCGCGCCGAGGACGGCGGAAACCTGGGTTACAAGACCCGCTACAAGGGCGGTTACTTCCCGGTCTCGCCGTACGACCACTTCGCCGACCTGCGCAACGAGATGACCACCGAGCTCGCCAAGGCCGGGTTCGACGTGGAGCGGGCCCACCACGAGGTGGGGACCGGCGGCCAGGCCGAGATCAACTACAAGTTCAACACGATGCTGCACGCCGCCGACGACCTGCAGCTGTTCAAGTACATCATCAAGAACACCGCTTGGCGGCACGGCAAGACCGTGACCTTCATGCCGAAGCCGCTGTTCGGTGACAACGGCTCCGGTATGCACTGCCACATGTCGCTGTGGCAGGGCGGTTCGCCGCTGTTCCACGACGAGTCCGGATACGCGGGACTGTCGGACACGGCGCGGTACTACATCGGCGGCATCCTGCACCACGCCCCGAGCCTGCTGGCGCTGACCAACCCGACGGTGAACTCCTACCACCGCCTGGTACCCGGCTTCGAGGCACCGGTGAACCTGGTCTACTCGCAGCGGAACCGCTCGGCCTGCATGCGCATCCCGATCACCGGGACGAACCCGAAGGCCAAGCGCGTCGAGTTCCGCTGCCCTGACCCGTCCGGTAACCCCTACCTCGGCTTCGCCTCGATGCTGATGGCGGGCCTGGACGGCATCCGCAACAAGATCGAGCCCGCGGACCCGATCGACAAGGACCTCTACGAGCTGCCGCCGGAAGAGGCCAGGAACGTGCCGCAGGTTCCCTCCAGCCTCAGCGAGGCGGTGGACAACCTCGAGTCCGACCACGAGTACCTGCTGGAAGGCGGCGTGTTCACCGAGGACCTGCTGGAGAACTTCATCTCGCTCAAGCGGGAGAACGAGATCGACCCGATCCGGCTACGTCCGCACCCGCACGAGTTCGCGCTGTACTTCGACGTGTGA
- a CDS encoding DNA-binding transcriptional MerR regulator (product_source=COG0789; cath_funfam=1.10.1660.10; cog=COG0789; pfam=PF13411; smart=SM00422; superfamily=46955) — translation MNDSGAHRGSLNTSAVAAAAGYSPQQVRDLERLGVIPAVPRAVNGYREFSSVHLLALRTYRNLAVAIGPVEARDVLRRVPTLPTDEAVTLISSLHGKLVRAREDALEAQRALLSIRDEAVYDSETGAADTMTISELATALGVRTSTLRFWEQAGLVAPERVTSRSVRRYPLSAIREARITAALRAASYRIPDIRKTMHDIRELHEIDDPIAALRARIDVIAQRTLALLTAGTDLTEIIRNG, via the coding sequence GTGAATGATTCGGGGGCACACCGGGGGAGTCTCAACACCTCCGCCGTTGCCGCGGCCGCGGGCTACTCACCCCAACAGGTCCGTGATCTCGAACGGCTGGGAGTCATCCCGGCTGTCCCTCGAGCCGTGAACGGATACCGTGAGTTCTCCAGCGTCCATCTGCTCGCGCTGCGCACCTACCGCAACCTGGCCGTCGCCATCGGCCCGGTGGAGGCGAGAGATGTTCTTCGGCGAGTGCCAACCCTTCCCACCGACGAGGCGGTGACGCTGATCAGTTCGTTGCACGGCAAGCTCGTCCGTGCGCGGGAGGACGCCCTCGAAGCCCAACGAGCGCTGCTGTCGATACGCGACGAAGCCGTGTACGACTCCGAAACCGGTGCGGCGGACACCATGACGATCTCGGAACTGGCCACGGCCCTCGGCGTCCGCACATCGACGCTGCGGTTCTGGGAACAAGCCGGATTGGTGGCCCCGGAACGCGTGACCAGTCGCAGCGTTCGCCGATATCCCTTGTCCGCGATTCGAGAGGCTCGCATCACCGCCGCGCTACGCGCAGCGAGTTACCGGATCCCCGATATCCGTAAAACCATGCACGACATCCGAGAGCTCCACGAGATCGACGATCCGATCGCGGCACTACGAGCCAGAATCGACGTCATCGCGCAGCGCACACTCGCCCTTCTCACAGCAGGAACCGATCTCACGGAAATCATCCGGAACGGCTAG
- a CDS encoding hypothetical protein (product_source=Hypo-rule applied; superfamily=142906): MSMHHILGAVREFEGILELAPGAGSEFPEIAWGDHFFYYSPDGRIPRHHQPFATIVTKDYPGEPPSNLRAADRYRVNVDVGRSTFTELTGETPRDFDSSDKKSREFGESDVFMPHPVYGARGWVAVVNPAERTVATLVDLLHGAYEKQRRHVDRRARESEHNHSSGPEQ, from the coding sequence ATGAGTATGCACCACATCCTCGGCGCGGTCCGCGAATTCGAAGGAATCCTCGAGCTCGCACCCGGCGCGGGAAGCGAGTTTCCCGAGATCGCCTGGGGTGATCACTTCTTCTACTACTCACCGGACGGGCGAATCCCGCGGCACCACCAGCCGTTCGCCACGATCGTCACGAAGGACTATCCCGGCGAGCCGCCGTCGAACCTGAGGGCAGCGGACCGATACCGCGTGAATGTCGATGTCGGCCGGTCGACATTCACCGAGCTCACCGGCGAAACCCCCCGCGACTTCGACTCGAGCGACAAGAAATCGCGGGAATTCGGTGAATCGGACGTGTTCATGCCCCATCCCGTGTACGGTGCTCGCGGCTGGGTGGCTGTCGTGAACCCGGCGGAACGGACCGTGGCCACCCTGGTTGATCTCCTGCACGGCGCGTACGAAAAACAACGGCGCCACGTCGACCGCCGAGCGCGCGAGAGCGAGCACAATCACAGCAGCGGACCGGAGCAGTGA
- a CDS encoding NADPH:quinone reductase-like Zn-dependent oxidoreductase (product_source=COG0604; cath_funfam=3.90.180.10; cog=COG0604; pfam=PF08240,PF13602; superfamily=50129,51735) produces MKAIALTEFGEPDVLSYQELDDPLVGPDRVLVETRAAGVNPVDWKIRCGYLRGLFPHHTPLISGWDLAGVVRAVGPAVTEYKPGDEVVGYVREDHVQHGTYAELVAAPVRTLAHKPGAADFTQAAGLPLAGLTALQMLQAVETGTDDSVLVHAAAGGVGHLAVQIAFALGASRVIGTASERNHDFLRELGAEPVTYGPGLQGRVAELVGGDGKVDTAIDMAGGTALRETPEILRDSSRHASVEDPETVLQQGGHYVFVRPDTEDLTWLSKLIDRGQLRVEVQRTFPLRDAAQAHELLEQGHVRGKLVLTVD; encoded by the coding sequence ATGAAGGCTATCGCGCTCACCGAATTCGGCGAACCCGACGTTCTTTCGTACCAGGAGTTGGACGATCCGCTGGTCGGTCCCGACCGAGTGCTCGTCGAGACCAGGGCGGCGGGGGTGAACCCGGTGGACTGGAAGATCCGCTGCGGTTACCTGCGCGGTCTCTTCCCGCACCACACGCCGTTGATCTCCGGTTGGGACCTCGCGGGCGTGGTCCGTGCCGTCGGGCCCGCCGTGACCGAGTACAAACCCGGGGACGAGGTCGTGGGCTACGTGCGCGAGGACCACGTGCAGCACGGCACCTATGCCGAGCTGGTCGCCGCTCCGGTGCGGACCCTGGCCCACAAACCGGGCGCGGCGGACTTCACGCAGGCCGCGGGACTACCGCTGGCCGGACTCACCGCGCTGCAGATGCTGCAGGCGGTGGAGACCGGCACCGACGATTCCGTGCTGGTGCACGCCGCGGCAGGCGGTGTCGGGCACCTCGCGGTGCAGATCGCGTTCGCGCTGGGGGCCTCCCGGGTGATCGGGACCGCCTCGGAACGCAATCATGACTTCCTGCGCGAGCTGGGAGCCGAGCCGGTCACCTACGGCCCGGGGTTGCAGGGGCGGGTCGCCGAGCTCGTCGGTGGTGACGGCAAGGTCGACACCGCGATCGACATGGCCGGTGGAACCGCGCTGCGCGAAACCCCGGAGATCCTGCGGGACAGCTCGCGGCACGCCTCGGTGGAGGATCCCGAGACCGTGCTGCAGCAGGGCGGGCACTACGTGTTCGTCCGACCGGACACCGAGGACCTGACCTGGTTGAGCAAGCTGATCGATCGCGGTCAGCTGCGGGTGGAGGTGCAGCGCACCTTCCCGCTGCGCGACGCGGCCCAGGCGCACGAACTGCTGGAGCAGGGCCACGTGCGGGGCAAGCTGGTACTCACCGTCGACTGA